One region of Neisseria mucosa genomic DNA includes:
- a CDS encoding cell division protein FtsK — protein MTAKSSKTASKTKAKTNAKLSTRRQSQTKAQTEPNKVSERLKAAKALQKNEEKKARPEHVVNLINDALWLFGLMVTVFIAISLASFKMTDPAWSRSVPKSDDIANFGGLFGAYVSDVGYYLFGLSFWWWIAASCVFLYKNFRPLQKRENYKSYNHGVAALALFLLLVCSPILEYFTLQNTLDETLPVGAGGLVGALAGSGLAWLLGKSGSLLIMCVMLLLSVSLLAQVSWLEFMAKTGRNTESLFSGIWGRLKKALGRRKDDGSTAEALETENTRRMVKEAKNITATPVTPLAGSTSNRKSVAVSVAPPPKIQASLFEDNEPQQTGEYHKPSMSLLRLPNGEPVSINPAELERTAELIESKLAEFGIGVQVVSATSGPVITRYEIEPAQGIKGSQIVALSKDLARSMSLQAVRIVETIAGKNTMGIELPNEKRQDVMLSEILSSSVFTEAKSKLTVALGKDISGTPVVGDLAKMPHLLVAGMTGSGKSVGVNGMIMSMLFKATPDEVRFIMIDPKMLELSIYDGIPHLLCPVVTDMREAGQALNWCVAEMEKRYRLLSHAGVRNLEGFNQKVEAAKASGKPMPNPFSLNPDDPEPLEKLPMIVVVIDELADLMMTERKAVEQQIARLAQKARAAGIHMIVATQRPSVDVVTGLIKANIPTRMAFTVQSKIDSRTILDQMGADELLKYGDSLFLQPGSAEPTRLQGAFVSDDEVHQVVNYVKSQAPADYVEGLLSGEAALETTNIVNPNAGSDELFDQAVAYILESKKTSISSLQRQLRIGYNRAANLMEALENAGIVSPADINGSRRILAQKDQL, from the coding sequence ATGACCGCAAAATCCTCTAAAACCGCATCAAAAACTAAAGCCAAAACAAACGCCAAACTGAGCACGCGCCGTCAAAGCCAAACGAAGGCGCAGACAGAGCCGAACAAGGTTTCCGAGCGTTTGAAGGCTGCCAAAGCGCTGCAAAAAAATGAAGAAAAAAAAGCGCGCCCCGAGCATGTCGTCAATCTGATTAACGACGCGCTGTGGCTCTTCGGGCTGATGGTGACGGTCTTCATCGCCATTTCCCTCGCCAGCTTCAAAATGACCGACCCCGCATGGTCGCGCAGCGTGCCGAAATCGGACGACATCGCCAATTTCGGCGGGCTGTTTGGCGCGTATGTTTCCGATGTCGGCTATTATCTTTTCGGACTGTCATTTTGGTGGTGGATCGCCGCTTCGTGCGTTTTCCTCTATAAAAATTTCCGCCCGCTGCAAAAGCGCGAAAACTACAAATCGTACAATCACGGCGTTGCCGCGCTGGCTTTGTTCCTGCTTTTGGTGTGCAGCCCGATTCTCGAATATTTCACCCTTCAAAATACTTTGGACGAAACCCTGCCTGTCGGTGCGGGCGGTTTGGTCGGCGCTTTGGCAGGTTCGGGCTTGGCTTGGCTGCTGGGCAAATCCGGCAGCCTGCTGATTATGTGCGTCATGCTGCTGCTTTCCGTTTCCTTGCTGGCGCAAGTGTCTTGGCTGGAGTTCATGGCAAAAACAGGACGCAATACCGAAAGCCTGTTTTCAGGCATTTGGGGTCGTCTGAAAAAGGCGTTGGGCAGACGCAAGGATGACGGCTCGACCGCCGAAGCCTTGGAAACGGAAAATACACGCCGCATGGTGAAAGAAGCCAAAAACATCACCGCCACGCCCGTTACTCCGCTTGCAGGCAGCACCAGCAACCGCAAATCCGTCGCAGTCTCCGTTGCGCCGCCGCCCAAAATTCAGGCTTCTTTGTTTGAAGACAACGAGCCGCAACAGACAGGCGAATACCACAAACCCAGCATGAGCCTGCTGCGCCTGCCCAATGGCGAACCCGTCAGCATCAATCCCGCCGAATTGGAGCGCACTGCCGAGCTGATTGAGTCCAAGCTGGCTGAGTTCGGCATCGGCGTGCAAGTCGTGTCCGCCACTTCAGGCCCGGTGATTACGCGCTATGAAATCGAACCCGCGCAAGGCATAAAAGGCAGCCAAATCGTTGCTTTGTCTAAAGATTTGGCGCGTTCCATGTCGCTGCAAGCCGTGCGCATCGTGGAAACCATCGCGGGCAAAAACACGATGGGCATTGAGTTGCCGAACGAAAAACGCCAAGACGTGATGTTGAGTGAAATTTTGTCTTCGTCCGTGTTTACCGAAGCCAAATCCAAGCTGACCGTTGCGCTGGGCAAAGACATCTCCGGTACGCCCGTCGTCGGCGATTTGGCAAAAATGCCGCATCTTTTGGTCGCCGGCATGACCGGTTCGGGTAAATCCGTCGGCGTGAACGGCATGATTATGTCCATGCTTTTCAAAGCCACGCCCGACGAAGTCCGCTTCATCATGATTGATCCGAAAATGCTCGAATTGAGCATTTACGACGGCATTCCGCACTTGCTCTGCCCGGTCGTTACCGATATGCGTGAAGCAGGGCAGGCGTTGAACTGGTGTGTCGCCGAAATGGAAAAACGCTACCGCCTGCTTTCCCACGCCGGCGTGCGCAACTTGGAAGGCTTCAACCAAAAAGTCGAAGCCGCCAAAGCATCGGGCAAACCCATGCCCAACCCGTTCAGCCTGAATCCGGACGATCCCGAGCCGCTGGAAAAACTGCCGATGATTGTGGTCGTTATCGACGAGTTGGCAGACCTGATGATGACCGAACGCAAAGCCGTCGAGCAACAAATCGCCCGCCTCGCCCAAAAAGCGCGTGCCGCCGGTATCCATATGATTGTTGCGACCCAACGACCGAGCGTCGATGTCGTCACCGGCTTGATTAAAGCGAATATCCCGACGCGCATGGCGTTTACCGTACAAAGCAAAATCGACAGCCGTACCATCCTCGACCAAATGGGCGCGGACGAATTGCTGAAATACGGCGACTCCCTGTTCCTGCAACCGGGCAGCGCCGAGCCGACCCGCCTGCAAGGCGCGTTTGTTTCAGACGACGAGGTGCATCAAGTCGTCAACTACGTCAAATCGCAAGCCCCCGCCGACTATGTCGAAGGTTTGCTCAGCGGTGAAGCCGCGCTGGAAACCACCAACATCGTCAATCCGAATGCGGGCAGCGATGAATTGTTCGACCAAGCCGTCGCCTACATTTTGGAAAGCAAAAAAACTTCCATCTCCTCCCTGCAACGCCAGTTGCGCATCGGCTACAACCGCGCCGCCAATCTGATGGAAGCGCTCGAAAACGCCGGTATTGTTTCTCCCGCAGACATCAACGGCAGCCGCAGGATTTTGGCGCAAAAAGACCAGTTGTAA
- a CDS encoding sodium-dependent transporter, producing the protein MSSNQPRQTWSNRLAYILTVAGATVGFGATWRFPYLVGENGGGAYVFLFCIAMFVIGIPMILVENVIGRRKGVNALDAFGGSMNGKPVAKIWKLVGWMGLLGSFGIMAYYMVLGGWVISYIINIISGNLNISSPVSGELTKSFFTEHIENSPWEIAFYTFLFVVVNQWILVKGVIGGIEKAAKYLMPLLFLFLIAMVVRNVTLPGAMEGITFYLKPDFSKITAELFVFVLGQVFFALSLGFGVMITLSSYLDKNENLVQTAVITAITNTIIAVLAGFMIFPSLFSFGVAPNSGPTLVFQSLPIVFSNMWAGPVFAVIFFSLLLIAALTTSLTIYEVLITTIQEKTKIRRTAAITIVLAAIFIFGNIPSILSYGPWKDVSVFGKNIFDAFDYISGNILFMLTALGSALFVGFVMKDEAKDELLYKGNHTTVNIWFAYVKYLVPLVILLIFVSNLF; encoded by the coding sequence ATGTCTTCCAACCAACCCCGTCAAACTTGGTCCAACCGTTTGGCTTATATCCTTACCGTTGCCGGCGCGACTGTCGGTTTCGGCGCGACGTGGCGTTTCCCGTATTTGGTCGGTGAAAACGGCGGCGGCGCGTATGTGTTTTTATTCTGTATCGCCATGTTTGTTATCGGTATTCCGATGATTTTGGTGGAAAACGTCATCGGACGGCGCAAAGGTGTGAACGCGCTGGATGCGTTCGGCGGCTCGATGAACGGCAAACCCGTCGCTAAAATTTGGAAACTGGTCGGCTGGATGGGCTTGCTCGGCTCGTTCGGCATCATGGCGTATTACATGGTGCTCGGCGGCTGGGTGATCAGCTATATCATTAATATTATTAGCGGAAACCTGAATATTTCCAGCCCTGTCAGCGGCGAACTAACGAAAAGCTTCTTTACCGAACACATCGAAAACAGCCCCTGGGAAATTGCGTTCTACACTTTCTTGTTTGTCGTTGTGAACCAATGGATTTTGGTCAAAGGCGTCATCGGCGGCATTGAAAAAGCGGCGAAATACCTGATGCCGCTGCTGTTTCTATTCCTGATTGCCATGGTCGTGCGCAACGTTACCTTGCCGGGCGCGATGGAAGGGATTACTTTCTATCTGAAGCCTGACTTCAGCAAGATTACTGCAGAACTTTTCGTCTTCGTTTTGGGGCAAGTATTCTTCGCTTTGAGCTTGGGTTTCGGCGTAATGATTACCTTGTCCAGCTATCTGGATAAAAACGAAAATCTGGTGCAAACCGCAGTCATTACCGCAATTACCAATACCATCATCGCCGTACTGGCGGGCTTTATGATTTTCCCGTCGCTCTTCAGCTTCGGCGTCGCGCCCAATTCCGGTCCGACTTTGGTATTCCAAAGTTTGCCGATTGTATTCTCGAATATGTGGGCAGGACCTGTGTTCGCCGTGATTTTCTTCTCGCTGCTCCTGATTGCCGCGCTGACGACTTCGCTGACCATTTATGAAGTGTTGATTACGACGATTCAGGAAAAAACCAAAATCCGCCGTACTGCCGCGATTACGATTGTATTGGCTGCTATCTTCATCTTCGGCAACATCCCGTCCATTCTGAGCTATGGCCCGTGGAAAGATGTTTCCGTGTTCGGCAAAAATATTTTTGATGCCTTTGACTATATCAGCGGCAATATCTTGTTTATGCTGACGGCGCTCGGCTCCGCGTTGTTTGTCGGTTTTGTGATGAAGGACGAAGCGAAGGACGAATTGCTTTATAAAGGCAACCATACGACGGTCAATATTTGGTTTGCTTATGTGAAATACCTTGTACCGTTAGTGATTTTGCTGATTTTTGTCAGCAACCTGTTCTAA
- a CDS encoding polyisoprenoid-binding protein → MKKIIFAALAAAAIGTASAATYKVDEYHANARFAIDHFNTSTNVGGFYGLTGSVDFDQAKRTGKIDITIPVANLQSGSQHFTDHLKSADIFDAAKYPNIRFVSTKFNFNGKKLLSVDGNLTMHGKTAPVKLKAEKFNCYQSPMAKTEVCGGDFSTTIDRTKWGVNYLVDAGMTKNVRIDIQIEAAKQ, encoded by the coding sequence ATGAAAAAAATCATCTTCGCCGCACTCGCAGCAGCAGCCATCGGTACAGCCTCGGCCGCCACCTACAAAGTGGACGAATACCACGCCAACGCCCGTTTCGCCATCGACCACTTCAACACCAGCACCAACGTCGGCGGCTTCTACGGTCTGACCGGCTCCGTCGATTTCGACCAAGCCAAGCGCACCGGCAAAATCGACATCACCATCCCCGTCGCCAACCTGCAAAGTGGTTCGCAACACTTCACCGACCACCTGAAATCCGCCGACATCTTTGACGCCGCCAAATACCCGAACATCCGCTTCGTTTCCACCAAATTCAACTTCAACGGCAAAAAACTGCTCTCCGTTGACGGCAACCTGACCATGCACGGCAAAACCGCCCCCGTCAAACTCAAAGCCGAAAAATTCAACTGCTACCAAAGCCCGATGGCGAAAACCGAAGTTTGCGGCGGCGACTTCAGCACCACCATCGACCGCACCAAATGGGGTGTGAACTATCTGGTTGATGCAGGCATGACCAAAAACGTCCGCATCGACATCCAAATCGAAGCAGCCAAACAATAA
- a CDS encoding membrane protein FxsA → MQFFGIGFLVLIFLEIMSIVWVADWLGGSVALLLMVVSFVSGVFMLRNTGLSGILLAGATIRSGGKVSLYQMLWPIRYAVAAVCLMSPGFISTGLALLLLLPFKGRPVVQAETDGNIFGQRPFSTKAQDDDVIEGEYTVTGKDSDTKHQAYIEHKKD, encoded by the coding sequence ATGCAATTTTTCGGTATCGGTTTTTTAGTTTTGATTTTTTTGGAAATCATGTCGATTGTCTGGGTTGCCGACTGGCTTGGCGGCAGCGTGGCGTTGCTGCTGATGGTCGTCAGTTTCGTATCCGGCGTATTTATGCTGCGCAATACGGGGCTGTCCGGCATTTTACTGGCAGGAGCGACGATACGGAGCGGAGGAAAGGTTTCGCTTTATCAGATGCTATGGCCGATACGCTATGCTGTGGCAGCGGTGTGCCTGATGAGTCCGGGCTTTATTTCGACGGGATTGGCATTATTGCTGTTGTTGCCGTTTAAAGGTCGCCCGGTTGTGCAAGCGGAGACGGATGGGAATATATTTGGGCAGCGGCCGTTTTCAACTAAAGCACAAGATGATGATGTGATTGAAGGCGAATATACGGTAACGGGTAAAGATTCGGATACGAAGCATCAGGCTTACATCGAACATAAAAAAGATTGA
- a CDS encoding cupin domain-containing protein encodes MKPLFAVLSVAFLLGTSVSIHAAEQAKPADRSVQVYKKADLAEWNRENAAGGKGPLLGRFAFNRHQTAAQDAFREIGWLTLPPGASIGEHKHTDNEDVYIIVSGKGVFTDSTGKQTQVGAGDITIARPGQSHALKNIGKEPLVFLDLIAETAAVKVAK; translated from the coding sequence ATGAAACCGCTATTTGCCGTATTGTCCGTCGCCTTTCTGCTCGGCACGAGCGTCAGTATCCACGCCGCGGAACAGGCCAAACCTGCCGACCGCAGCGTCCAAGTGTACAAAAAAGCCGACTTGGCGGAGTGGAACCGCGAAAACGCAGCCGGAGGCAAAGGCCCGCTGCTCGGCCGCTTCGCCTTCAACCGCCACCAGACCGCCGCACAAGACGCGTTCAGGGAAATCGGCTGGCTGACCCTGCCGCCGGGCGCATCCATCGGCGAACACAAACACACCGACAACGAAGACGTTTACATCATCGTATCGGGCAAAGGCGTGTTTACCGACAGCACGGGCAAACAGACCCAAGTCGGCGCCGGCGACATCACCATCGCCCGCCCCGGTCAGTCCCATGCGTTGAAAAATATCGGCAAAGAGCCGCTGGTCTTCCTTGACTTGATTGCCGAAACCGCAGCAGTCAAAGTTGCCAAATAG
- a CDS encoding peptidylprolyl isomerase has translation MNKTLKLTFAALALAAAFNAQAETHAVIETNMGNISLSLDETKAPKTVANFVNYARKGFYDNTIFHRVIDGFMIQGGGFTPDLAQKTTDKAVINEADNGLKNTVGTIAMARTGDPNSATSQFFINTADNTFLNFKNKTPQGYGYAVFGKVTSGMDVVRQISKTPTETRGFHQNVPIKPIIIKRITVTQ, from the coding sequence ATGAACAAAACCCTCAAACTCACTTTCGCCGCCCTTGCCCTTGCCGCAGCCTTCAACGCCCAAGCCGAGACACACGCCGTCATCGAAACCAATATGGGCAACATCAGCCTGTCGCTCGACGAAACCAAAGCACCCAAAACCGTCGCCAACTTCGTCAACTACGCCCGCAAAGGCTTTTACGACAACACCATCTTCCACCGCGTTATCGACGGCTTCATGATTCAAGGCGGCGGCTTTACCCCAGACCTTGCCCAAAAAACCACAGATAAAGCTGTTATCAACGAAGCGGACAACGGCTTAAAAAACACTGTCGGCACCATCGCCATGGCGCGCACCGGCGATCCTAATTCCGCCACCAGCCAGTTCTTCATCAACACTGCCGACAATACATTCCTCAACTTCAAAAACAAAACCCCGCAAGGCTACGGCTATGCCGTCTTCGGCAAAGTAACCTCGGGCATGGATGTCGTACGCCAAATCAGCAAAACACCGACTGAAACACGCGGCTTCCATCAAAACGTCCCAATCAAACCCATTATTATCAAACGTATAACCGTCACCCAATAA
- a CDS encoding amylosucrase → MLTQTQQVDLTLHHLKERALAEYSPKQRATVEASEDWKQFDRRLNEHFPKLMHELDNVYNDNEAVLPMLEQLIAQAWQSYSQRDKSLKAIDAARENDPDWILSNKQVGGVCYVDLFAGDLKGLKAKIPYFQELGLTYLHMMPLFKCPEGKSDGGYAVSSYRDVNPALGTIDDLRDVIAALHEAGISAVVDFIFNHTSNEHEWAKRCAAGDPLFDNFYYIFPDRWMPDQYDRTLREIFPDQHPGGFSQLEDGRWVWTTFNSFQWDLNYSNPWVFRAMAGEMMFLANLGVDILRMDAVAFIWKQMGTDCENLPQAHALIRAFNAVMRIAAPAVFFKSEAIVHPDQVVQYIGQDECQIGYNPLQMALLWNTLATREVNLLHQALSYRHNLPDHTAWVNYVRSHDDIGWTFADEDAWQFGIHGYDHRQFLNRFFVNHFDGSFARGVPFQYNPNTGDCRVSGTAAALAGLAQHDPHAVDRIKLLYSIALSTGGLPLIYLGDEVGTLNDDDWSNDSNKSDDSRWAHRPRYNAELYEQRHDPSTAAGQIYQGLRHMIDIRQNNPRLNGGRLVTFNTNNKHIIGYIRNNALLAFGNFSEHPQTISAHTLQAMPARAKDLISGETVALNQDLVLRPYQVMWLEIA, encoded by the coding sequence ATGTTGACCCAGACCCAACAGGTCGATTTGACCCTGCATCATCTCAAAGAGCGCGCCTTGGCAGAATATAGCCCCAAACAGCGTGCGACCGTCGAAGCTTCCGAAGACTGGAAACAGTTTGACCGGCGTTTGAACGAGCATTTCCCCAAGCTGATGCACGAGCTGGACAACGTTTACAACGACAACGAAGCCGTCCTGCCCATGCTGGAACAACTGATTGCCCAAGCATGGCAAAGCTATTCCCAACGCGATAAGTCTCTGAAAGCCATCGATGCCGCGCGTGAGAATGACCCCGATTGGATTTTGTCCAATAAACAGGTCGGCGGCGTGTGTTATGTCGATTTGTTCGCGGGCGATTTGAAAGGCTTGAAAGCCAAAATCCCTTATTTTCAAGAGCTGGGGCTGACCTATCTGCACATGATGCCCCTGTTTAAATGCCCTGAAGGCAAAAGCGACGGCGGCTATGCGGTCAGCAGCTACCGCGACGTCAATCCGGCTTTGGGTACGATAGACGATTTGCGCGATGTCATTGCCGCGCTGCACGAAGCGGGCATTTCCGCCGTCGTCGATTTCATCTTCAATCACACTTCCAACGAACACGAATGGGCGAAACGCTGCGCCGCCGGCGATCCGCTTTTCGACAATTTCTACTATATCTTCCCCGACCGCTGGATGCCCGACCAATACGACCGCACCCTGCGCGAAATCTTCCCCGACCAGCATCCGGGCGGCTTCTCCCAATTGGAAGACGGACGCTGGGTATGGACGACGTTCAATTCCTTCCAATGGGATTTGAATTACAGCAATCCATGGGTATTCCGCGCCATGGCAGGCGAAATGATGTTCCTCGCCAATCTGGGCGTCGACATCCTGCGTATGGACGCCGTCGCCTTCATTTGGAAACAAATGGGTACGGATTGCGAAAACCTGCCGCAAGCCCACGCCTTAATCCGCGCGTTCAACGCCGTCATGCGCATCGCCGCACCTGCCGTGTTCTTCAAATCCGAAGCCATCGTCCACCCCGACCAAGTCGTCCAATACATCGGACAAGACGAATGCCAAATCGGCTACAACCCGCTGCAAATGGCATTGTTGTGGAACACCCTCGCCACCCGCGAAGTCAACCTGCTCCACCAAGCCCTCTCCTACCGCCACAACCTGCCCGACCATACCGCATGGGTCAACTACGTCCGCAGCCATGACGACATCGGCTGGACGTTCGCCGACGAAGACGCATGGCAGTTCGGCATCCACGGCTACGACCACCGCCAATTCCTCAACCGCTTCTTCGTCAACCATTTCGACGGCAGCTTCGCGCGCGGCGTCCCCTTCCAATACAACCCCAATACCGGCGACTGCCGCGTCAGCGGTACTGCCGCCGCCTTGGCAGGTTTGGCGCAACACGACCCACACGCCGTTGACCGCATCAAACTCTTGTACAGCATCGCCCTGAGTACCGGCGGCCTGCCCCTGATTTATCTCGGCGACGAAGTCGGCACGCTCAACGACGACGACTGGTCAAACGACAGCAACAAGAGCGACGACAGCCGCTGGGCGCACCGTCCGCGTTACAACGCCGAGTTGTACGAACAGCGCCACGACCCGTCAACCGCGGCAGGACAAATCTATCAAGGCCTGCGCCACATGATAGACATCCGCCAAAACAACCCGCGCTTGAACGGCGGCCGTCTGGTTACCTTCAACACCAACAACAAACACATCATCGGCTACATCCGAAACAATGCGCTGTTGGCGTTCGGCAACTTCAGCGAACACCCGCAAACCATCAGCGCGCACACCCTGCAAGCCATGCCCGCCCGCGCCAAAGACCTCATCAGCGGCGAAACCGTGGCATTGAATCAAGATTTGGTGCTGCGCCCCTACCAAGTGATGTGGCTCGAAATCGCCTGA
- a CDS encoding ligand-gated channel: MTQNTLKPIVLSILLISTPILSQAHETEQTVDLETVNVVGKSHPRATSGLLHSSTASDKIIAGDTLRQKAVNLGDALNGVPGVHASQYGGGASAPVIRGQTGRRIKVLNHHGETGDMADFSPDHALMVDTALSQQVEILRGPVTLLYSSGNVAGLVDVADGKIPEKMPENGVSGELGLRLGSGNLEKLTSGGINVGLGKNFVLHTEGLYRKSGDYAVPRYRKEEGRLKRLPDSHADSQTGSIGLSWVGEKGFIGAAYSDRRDRYGLPAHSHLYDDCHADIIWQKSLINKRYLQLYPHLLTEEDVDYDNPGLSCGFHDDDNAHAHTHSGRPWIDLRNKRYEIRAEWKQPLPGFEALRVHLNRNDYHHDEKAGDAVENFFKNKTQNARIELRHLPIGRLKGSWGVQYLTQKSSALSAIPETVQQPMLIDNDVHHYSFFGVEQANWDNFSLEGGVRVEKQKAAIQYDKALIDRENYYNQPLPDLGAHRQTARSFALSGNWYFSPYHKLSLTASHQERLPSTQELYAHGKHVATNTFEVGNKHLNKERSNNIELALGYEGDRWQYNLALYRNRFGNYIYAQTLNDGRGPKSIEDDSEMKLVRYNQSGADFYGAEGEIYFKPTPRYRIGLSGDYVRGRLKNLPSLPGREDAYGNRPYITQADQNAPRVPAARLGFHLNAALTDRIDAHLDYYRVFAQNKLARYETRTLGHHMLNLGANYRRRTGYGEWNWYVKADNLFNQSVYAHSSFLSDTPQMGRSFTGGVNFKF; the protein is encoded by the coding sequence ATGACACAAAACACACTCAAACCCATTGTTTTATCTATTCTTTTAATCAGCACCCCTATTCTTTCTCAAGCGCATGAAACCGAGCAGACGGTGGACTTGGAAACGGTCAACGTCGTCGGTAAAAGCCATCCGCGCGCCACTTCGGGGCTGCTGCACAGTTCAACCGCCTCCGACAAAATCATTGCCGGCGATACTTTGCGGCAAAAAGCCGTCAATCTCGGCGACGCGCTCAACGGCGTGCCGGGCGTCCATGCTTCGCAATATGGCGGCGGCGCATCCGCGCCTGTGATACGCGGGCAGACGGGCAGACGGATTAAAGTGTTGAACCATCACGGTGAAACGGGCGACATGGCGGATTTTTCGCCCGACCATGCCCTGATGGTGGACACCGCCTTGTCGCAACAGGTTGAAATCCTGCGCGGGCCGGTAACGCTGTTGTACAGCTCGGGCAATGTGGCGGGCTTGGTGGATGTTGCCGACGGAAAAATCCCCGAAAAAATGCCTGAAAACGGCGTATCGGGCGAACTGGGGCTGCGTTTGGGCAGTGGCAATTTGGAAAAACTCACGTCCGGCGGCATCAATGTCGGACTGGGTAAAAACTTCGTGTTGCACACGGAAGGGCTGTACCGCAAATCGGGCGACTACGCCGTACCGCGTTACCGCAAAGAAGAGGGTCGTCTGAAACGCTTGCCCGACAGCCATGCCGATTCGCAAACGGGCAGCATCGGGCTGTCTTGGGTGGGCGAGAAAGGCTTTATCGGCGCGGCGTACAGCGACCGTCGCGACCGCTACGGCCTGCCTGCGCACAGCCACCTCTACGACGACTGCCACGCCGACATCATCTGGCAGAAAAGTTTGATTAACAAACGCTATTTGCAGCTTTATCCGCACCTGTTGACCGAAGAAGACGTCGATTACGACAATCCGGGCTTGAGCTGCGGCTTCCACGACGACGATAATGCACACGCGCATACCCACAGCGGCAGACCGTGGATAGACCTGCGCAACAAACGCTACGAAATCCGCGCCGAATGGAAGCAGCCGCTCCCCGGTTTCGAAGCCCTGCGCGTGCACCTGAACCGCAACGACTACCACCACGACGAAAAAGCGGGCGATGCGGTGGAAAACTTCTTTAAAAACAAAACGCAAAATGCCCGCATCGAATTGCGCCACCTGCCCATAGGTCGTCTGAAAGGCAGTTGGGGCGTGCAATACCTCACCCAAAAATCCAGCGCGCTTTCCGCCATTCCCGAAACCGTCCAACAGCCGATGCTGATCGACAACGATGTGCATCATTACAGCTTTTTCGGCGTAGAACAGGCAAATTGGGACAACTTCTCGCTTGAGGGCGGCGTGCGCGTGGAAAAACAAAAAGCCGCCATCCAGTACGACAAAGCCTTAATTGATCGGGAAAACTACTACAACCAACCCTTGCCCGATCTCGGTGCGCACCGCCAAACCGCCCGCTCGTTCGCGCTTTCCGGCAACTGGTATTTCTCGCCATACCACAAACTTAGCCTGACCGCTTCCCATCAGGAACGTCTGCCGTCAACGCAAGAGCTGTACGCACACGGCAAACACGTTGCCACCAATACCTTTGAAGTCGGCAACAAACACCTGAACAAAGAGCGTTCCAACAACATCGAACTCGCGCTGGGCTATGAAGGCGACCGCTGGCAATACAATCTGGCACTCTACCGCAACCGCTTCGGCAACTACATCTACGCCCAAACCCTCAACGACGGACGCGGCCCCAAATCCATCGAAGACGACAGCGAAATGAAGCTCGTGCGCTACAACCAATCCGGCGCCGACTTCTACGGCGCGGAAGGCGAAATCTACTTCAAGCCCACACCGCGCTACCGCATCGGACTTTCCGGCGACTACGTCAGAGGTCGTCTGAAAAACCTCCCGTCGCTGCCCGGCAGGGAAGACGCCTACGGCAACCGTCCCTACATCACCCAAGCCGACCAAAACGCCCCGCGCGTTCCCGCCGCACGGCTCGGCTTCCACCTGAATGCCGCGCTGACCGACCGCATCGATGCCCATCTCGACTACTACCGCGTGTTCGCCCAAAACAAACTCGCCCGCTACGAAACGCGCACGCTCGGACACCATATGCTCAACCTCGGCGCAAACTACCGCCGCCGCACCGGCTACGGCGAGTGGAATTGGTACGTCAAAGCCGACAACCTGTTCAACCAATCCGTTTACGCCCACAGCAGCTTCCTGTCCGACACCCCGCAAATGGGACGCAGCTTCACCGGCGGCGTGAACTTTAAGTTTTAA